The Crocinitomicaceae bacterium genome includes a region encoding these proteins:
- a CDS encoding TraR/DksA C4-type zinc finger protein: protein MAEVRYSDKDLTMFKKIIEEKLVEAKEDLALLKGQLDHSDDHGTDDTGRSFNMMEDGSETMSREEMAQLASRQEKFIQNLQNALVRIENKTYGICRVTGKLISKERLKLVPHATLSIDAKNQQG from the coding sequence ATGGCAGAAGTTAGATATTCAGACAAGGATTTGACAATGTTCAAAAAGATTATTGAAGAGAAATTGGTAGAGGCAAAAGAAGATCTTGCATTGCTTAAAGGACAACTCGACCATAGTGATGATCACGGAACAGATGATACCGGTCGTTCATTCAATATGATGGAAGATGGTTCTGAAACTATGTCACGTGAAGAGATGGCGCAATTGGCATCTCGTCAAGAAAAATTCATTCAGAATTTGCAAAATGCGTTGGTACGTATTGAAAATAAAACATACGGAATTTGTCGTGTAACCGGAAAACTCATCAGCAAAGAGCGTTTGAAATTGGTGCCGCACGCAACACTGAGCATTGACGCAAAAAACCAACAAGGATAG
- a CDS encoding sulfatase-like hydrolase/transferase, producing MKTMISQFKNRWNVVLFLLVLLSSASAFSTDTTKYKTRYVIVMVMDGPRWTETWGDTTHQYIPHMANDMAPLGIVSTAFRNNGPTYTNAGHTAITTGIYQNIKNNGLEFPKNPSMFQYWLKATSKQRNAAYVIASKDKLAILTDCKNKKWKGKYRPYSDCGVNGLYTGYRGDDVTFKNSIRILDTEHPELVLINFQQPDSWGHGNNWEKYLNATKLSDNYIYMVFEFLRTNEFYKDKTTIFVTNDHGRHLDGHKDGFVSHGDNCEGCRHINFFAYGPDFKSNVILDTPAELIDIPVTIGELMGFTIDGSEGRVMTELFK from the coding sequence ATGAAGACAATGATTAGTCAATTCAAAAACCGGTGGAATGTAGTTTTATTTCTTTTGGTATTGCTTTCCTCAGCAAGTGCTTTTTCAACAGACACAACAAAGTATAAAACACGCTACGTCATTGTAATGGTGATGGACGGACCAAGGTGGACAGAAACTTGGGGTGATACTACGCATCAATATATTCCACACATGGCAAATGATATGGCGCCTCTGGGTATTGTTTCAACAGCTTTCAGAAATAATGGACCAACCTATACCAACGCGGGGCACACGGCAATTACAACGGGTATTTATCAAAACATCAAAAACAATGGATTGGAATTCCCGAAAAATCCTTCCATGTTTCAATATTGGTTAAAAGCAACCAGTAAACAACGCAATGCAGCGTATGTCATTGCCAGTAAAGATAAATTAGCTATTCTCACAGATTGTAAAAATAAAAAATGGAAAGGAAAATATCGCCCATATTCTGACTGCGGTGTAAATGGTTTGTACACCGGTTATCGCGGTGATGATGTCACGTTTAAAAACTCAATTCGCATTCTGGATACTGAACACCCTGAGTTGGTTTTGATCAATTTTCAGCAACCTGATTCATGGGGTCATGGAAATAATTGGGAGAAATACCTTAACGCCACAAAACTCTCAGACAATTACATTTATATGGTGTTTGAGTTTTTAAGAACCAACGAGTTCTACAAGGATAAAACAACCATTTTTGTAACAAATGATCATGGCCGGCATTTAGATGGACACAAAGATGGTTTTGTTTCTCACGGTGATAATTGTGAAGGATGTCGTCATATTAACTTCTTTGCTTACGGTCCCGATTTTAAATCAAATGTAATTCTTGATACTCCGGCTGAACTTATTGATATTCCGGTTACCATTGGTGAATTAATGGGTTTCACTATAGATGGTTCTGAGGGACGGGTTATGACTGAATTATTCAAGTAG